A single window of bacterium DNA harbors:
- a CDS encoding biopolymer transporter Tol translates to MKLRTFFLTLLVISLSSATLLAQPDSYSAPEKDWFTITTKHFYVHYHEGAERTARVIAKVAEDVYGPITSLYDHEPDTRVSFIVKDISDYSNGAAYFFNNKIEIWASPLDFDLRGTHNWLRNVIAHEFTHIIQIQAAMKFGRRIPALTFQWFGYEKERRRDVLYGYPNLLVSYPFPGVIVPPWMAEGTAQFQRGLLGYESWDSHRDMILRSYVLSDSMLTWGEMSAFGKTSLGNESVYNAGYNLTRYIAQKYGEEKLPEITRDMSDPFVFTVDAAIKDVLGVSGQELYDDWETHLQSEYEKRIAPVMSKRVEGNLIADVGFGNFYPTWAPDGKSFAYVSNKYADYFGQSAIYLHDIESGEERMLTPGVSSTVSWSPDGKRLLYSRYNDPSVYGHLYYDLYEYNLDSEEETRITNGLRAFNPSFSPDGSSIAFAFANDGTVNLGLVDADGGNFRNVTGFVSGEQIFTPTWSPDGKWIVFGYAPRVQRGIARVHPDGSGFEPLIAEMHADARNPHFSKDGRSIYYASDRTGIFNIYRHELGDRGEDAVLTNVVGGAFMPAVNADGDLLYAAYTAGGYRIASLPDAQPLDVAGHTYLPSGMYSSPIASVDPTEWDWEALNSFDDSSVPKYEETSTYERLFQSMMYFPTIRIDEFNPDNSGVELLKPGLMMYSSDVLNRVEFMASGSINIKGERDLYLNITFRDDLPLFSSMGLYPDLSLEVFNVTRGTSTDIELRSRDTVGVDADFNLLAFSAKLGHNLFDNHMRLEVGYTHSRYTSTIGQFRLPTTDQLVPASDNLYFVGNDLSAVFRYRNLVPTRDREINPVGVRFTLYYDYEFNNFNPNGDSEVRNGILVPIYTDFNFHRFDGHLMLAAAMPWQGHSVTLRLRGASILGPEVDDFFNYYAGGITGMQGYTYYALGGNELATAQVTYRFPIVSSMDLRLGHILFDKLYGGVFADVGDAVMAPDQFTVSGMKKDVGFELRLETFSFSMYPTRIFFSGAYGIDEFTREFQLANVTYGKEWRWYFGMLFGFDLSDGF, encoded by the coding sequence ATGAAATTACGCACGTTTTTCCTGACCCTCCTTGTCATATCCCTCTCGTCCGCAACACTGCTGGCGCAGCCCGACAGCTACTCCGCGCCGGAGAAGGACTGGTTCACCATCACCACGAAGCATTTCTACGTGCATTACCACGAGGGCGCGGAGCGCACGGCGCGCGTCATCGCGAAGGTGGCGGAGGATGTGTACGGTCCGATCACCTCGCTGTATGATCATGAACCCGACACGCGCGTGAGTTTCATCGTCAAGGACATTTCGGATTACTCGAACGGCGCTGCGTATTTCTTCAATAACAAGATCGAGATTTGGGCTTCGCCGCTGGATTTCGACCTTCGCGGCACGCACAACTGGCTGCGGAATGTCATCGCGCATGAGTTTACGCATATCATCCAGATACAGGCGGCGATGAAATTCGGGCGCCGCATACCCGCGTTGACCTTCCAATGGTTTGGCTACGAGAAGGAACGACGGCGCGACGTGTTGTACGGCTATCCGAATCTACTCGTATCGTATCCCTTCCCGGGCGTCATCGTACCCCCCTGGATGGCGGAAGGGACGGCGCAGTTTCAGCGTGGACTCCTGGGCTATGAGAGCTGGGATTCGCATCGCGATATGATCCTTCGCAGCTATGTGCTCAGTGACAGCATGCTCACCTGGGGTGAGATGAGCGCTTTTGGAAAAACCAGTCTCGGCAACGAAAGCGTGTACAACGCGGGATACAATCTCACGCGCTACATTGCGCAGAAGTACGGGGAAGAGAAGCTGCCGGAAATCACACGTGACATGAGCGATCCTTTTGTCTTCACGGTGGATGCCGCCATCAAAGACGTACTTGGTGTCTCGGGGCAGGAGCTTTATGATGACTGGGAAACGCACCTTCAATCCGAATATGAAAAACGTATCGCCCCGGTGATGAGCAAGCGTGTGGAGGGCAACCTCATCGCGGATGTGGGGTTCGGAAACTTCTATCCCACCTGGGCGCCGGACGGGAAATCCTTCGCCTACGTCTCCAATAAGTACGCGGATTATTTCGGGCAGTCTGCCATCTATCTCCACGATATCGAAAGCGGGGAAGAGCGTATGCTCACGCCCGGCGTGTCGTCCACCGTCTCGTGGTCGCCCGACGGCAAGCGCCTGCTGTACTCGCGTTACAACGATCCCTCCGTCTACGGTCATCTCTACTACGATCTTTACGAGTACAATCTCGATTCGGAGGAAGAGACGCGAATTACTAATGGACTGCGCGCATTCAATCCGAGCTTCTCGCCGGATGGCAGCAGCATTGCCTTTGCCTTCGCAAATGACGGGACGGTGAATCTCGGGCTGGTGGATGCGGACGGCGGCAACTTCCGTAATGTCACCGGCTTTGTCTCGGGCGAGCAGATCTTCACACCGACCTGGTCGCCGGATGGGAAGTGGATCGTATTTGGCTATGCGCCACGCGTACAGCGCGGTATTGCCCGTGTGCATCCTGACGGAAGCGGCTTCGAACCACTCATCGCGGAAATGCATGCGGATGCCCGGAATCCCCATTTCAGTAAGGATGGCCGGTCCATCTATTACGCCTCGGACAGGACAGGGATTTTCAACATCTACCGCCATGAGCTCGGAGACCGCGGCGAGGATGCGGTGCTCACCAATGTTGTTGGCGGCGCCTTCATGCCGGCCGTCAATGCTGATGGCGATCTGCTGTATGCAGCATATACGGCAGGAGGATACCGCATCGCATCACTGCCCGACGCACAACCGCTGGACGTTGCGGGGCACACCTATCTTCCTTCCGGAATGTATTCTTCACCGATCGCTTCGGTCGATCCCACGGAATGGGATTGGGAGGCGCTTAACAGTTTTGACGATTCATCGGTGCCAAAGTACGAGGAGACCAGCACGTACGAACGGCTGTTCCAGAGCATGATGTACTTTCCGACGATTCGCATCGATGAGTTCAATCCTGACAACAGCGGTGTTGAACTGCTCAAGCCCGGACTGATGATGTACTCGTCCGATGTACTGAACCGTGTGGAATTCATGGCCAGCGGTTCCATCAACATCAAAGGTGAACGCGACCTGTACCTGAATATCACGTTCCGCGACGACCTGCCGCTGTTCAGCAGTATGGGACTGTATCCTGATCTTTCACTGGAAGTGTTCAACGTCACGCGCGGCACGTCCACCGATATCGAGCTTCGAAGCAGGGATACCGTCGGTGTCGACGCGGATTTCAACCTCCTTGCATTTTCCGCGAAACTCGGGCACAACCTCTTCGACAATCATATGCGGCTCGAGGTGGGATACACGCACAGCCGCTATACCAGCACCATCGGCCAGTTCCGCCTGCCGACCACGGACCAGCTCGTCCCTGCCTCTGACAACCTGTATTTTGTCGGCAATGACCTGAGCGCGGTGTTTCGCTACCGCAATCTCGTACCGACACGCGACCGCGAAATCAATCCCGTCGGTGTGCGTTTCACACTGTATTACGATTACGAGTTCAATAATTTCAATCCCAATGGGGATTCCGAAGTTCGCAACGGCATTCTTGTTCCCATATACACGGACTTCAATTTCCACCGTTTCGACGGACATTTGATGCTCGCCGCGGCAATGCCATGGCAGGGACATTCCGTTACCCTCCGGTTGCGTGGCGCGAGTATTCTCGGGCCAGAGGTTGACGACTTCTTCAATTATTACGCGGGCGGTATTACCGGGATGCAGGGTTACACCTATTACGCACTCGGCGGCAACGAACTCGCCACCGCGCAGGTGACCTACCGTTTCCCGATTGTATCGAGCATGGATCTTCGACTCGGTCATATCCTGTTCGACAAGCTATATGGAGGCGTGTTCGCGGACGTCGGCGATGCCGTGATGGCTCCGGATCAGTTCACCGTCTCAGGTATGAAGAAGGACGTAGGCTTTGAACTACGGCTCGAGACGTTCAGCTTTTCCATGTATCCGACGCGTATTTTTTTCAGCGGTGCCTACGGCATTGATGAGTTTACACGCGAATTCCAGCTTGCCAACGTGACCTATGGGAAGGAATGGCGCTGGTACTTCGGCATGCTGTTCGGATTTGACCTCTCCGACGGATTCTGA